One Archangium violaceum genomic window, GCAGGTAGAAGATCTGGAACATGATGACCGTGGTGACGGCCATGGTCTGCGCCTCGCTTAGGGCCAGCTCGTGGCCGAGGCGCCCCACCTCGGCGTTGTACTCCCAGAGGAAGAGCCCGGTGGCGCCAGCGCACATCAGCACCGCCACCATCACGGTGCGCATGACGACGAAGCCACTGAGCACGGGCGCGTCCGGGTGACGAGGCATCCGCTGCATCAAGTTCGGCTCCCGGGCCTCGAAGGCCAATGGCAGCGCGAGCGCCACCGTGGCCACCAGGTTGATCCACAGGAGCTGGGTGGGGAGCATGGCCAGCAGCGGCTCGCGCTCACCGGCGACGCGCAGGATGGGGAAGAAGCCCACGCCGACGATGAGGATGAGGGCCAGCCCCAGGTTGGTGGGCAGCACGAAGGCGAGCGACTTGATGAGGTTGTCGTAGACGCGCCGCCCCTCCTCCACCGCGGCGGCGATGGAGGCGAAGTTGTCGTCCGTGAGGATGATGTCCGCGGACTCCTTGGACACGGCCGTGCCGGTGATGCCCATGGCCACGCCGATGTTGGCCTGCTTGAGCGCGGGAGCGTCGTTGACACCATCCCCCGTCATGGCCACCACCTGCCCCTCCTTCTGGAGGGCGCGCACCAGACGCAGCTTGTGCTCGGGCGCCACGCGGGCGAACACGTTGGAGGACATGGCCACCTCGCGCAGCCGTGTGTCGTCCAGCGCCGCCAGCTCCGCGCCCGTCACCGCCCGGCGCCCCTCGAGGATGCCGAGCTGCGCGCCGATGGCCTCCGCCGTCTTCGCGTGGTCGCCGGTGATCATCTTCACGGTGATGCCCGCCGTGTGGCAGGCGCGCACCGCGTTGATGGCCTCCTCGCGAGGCGGGTCGATCATCCCCTGGAGCCCCAGGAGGCGGAAGCCACCGGCCGCGTCCTCGTTGCGCAGGGCGCCGTGCGAGGCTGGAAGGGATTTGCTCGCCACGGCCAGCACGCGCATGCCACGCGAGGCCAGACGCTCCACCTCGCCGAGCACCTTGTCGGCATCGATGCCGTCGTGAAGGACACAGCGGCGCAGCACCACCTCGGGAGCGCCCTTGAGGATGAGCTCGCGGCCCCCCTGTCCGTCCTCGTTGAGGGTGGCCATGAACTGGTTCTCGGACTCGAAGGGGATGGCGTCCACGCGGGGGTGGCGGGCGCGTAGCTCCTCCACCTTCAATCCGGCCTTGGCCGCGGCGACGAGGAGCGCGCCCTCGGTGGGATCGCCCGTCAACTCCGAGACACCATTCTTCTCGCGGACCGAGGCGTCATTGCAGAGCGCGCCGGCCACGAGCAGCTCGCGGGCATCCTCGGGCGGGGAGTCCAGCTTCTGCGCGTCGCGGCGCAGCTCGCCCAGGGGCGCGTAACCCACGCCCGAAAGGGTATAGGTCCCCGAGGGCGTCCACAGTGCCTGGACCGTCATCTCGTTGCGGGTGAGCGTGCCCGTCTTGTCGGTGCAGATGACGGTGGTGCTGCCCAGCGTCTCCACGGCGGGCAGCTTGCGGATGATGGCGCGGCGGGAGGCCATGTACTGCACGCCGATGGCGAGGGCGATGGTGACGATGGCGGGCAGGCCCTCGGGGATGGCGGCCACGGCCAGCGTGAGCGCCGCCATGAGGGACTCGGCGATGCCGTAGCCGCGCAGCAGGCCCACGCCCATGAGGACGACGGAGATGACGAGGATGGCGATGGTGAGATAGCGGCCGATGACGCCGATCGCCTTCGTCAGCGGTGTCTGCAGATCCACCGCCTCGCTCAGCAGTTGCGAGATGCGGCCGAGCTCGGTGGCGCCGCCGGTGGCCACCACCACCGCGGTGCCCGTGCCATAGGTGACGTGCGTGCCACCGAAGGCCATGCTCGTGCGATCACCGACACCCGCGCTCGCGGGGACGGGGGCCACGTTCTTCTCCGTGGGGAGGGACTCACCCGTGAGCGCCGCTTCCTCCACCTGGAGGTTGCGTTCGGCGAGCAACCGCACGTCCGCGGGTACCTTGTCCCCCGAGGCGAGCAGCACCACGTCCCCGGGGACGAGCTCGGCGGAGGGCACCGTCACCTTGCGGCCCCCGCGCAGGACGGTGGCGTTCTCCGGCACCATCTGGGTGAGGGCCTCGATGGCCTTGCCCGCGCGGAACTCCTGCACGAAGCCGATGAGCGTGTTGAGCACCACCACGGCCAGCACGATGAGCCCGTCCGCCACCTTGCCCAGGGCGATGGCCAGGCCGGCCGAGGCGAGCAGCACCCAGATGAGGGGGTTGTTGATCTGGCGCCACAGCAGCGTGAGCGGGCTCTCGCCGGAGACGCGTTGCAGCACGTTGGGGCCGTGGCGTTCGAGCCGGACACGGGCCTCGGCGTCGGAGAGGCCCTCGGGATTCGTCTGGACGGCCTCGAGGACCGCCTCGGGTGGCAGCGAATGCCAGGGCTGGGCCTGGGAAGAATCCGTCGGAGAGTCGGTCTGGGGCGGGTTCATGTCGCGCTCCTCCAGAGGCAATCTGGGGAGCGCCACACTCCTTGGCAAAAAGAGAATCCTTCCGCGACGCTTCGAGTCAATCGAAGTCCGCCTGGCCGCTCCCCGCTGACACCAGCCTGGGAGGCAGGCGCTCGGAGGCGAGCGCCTGCGCGAGGCCTCCTCGGGGTTGTTACGCGAGCAGGCGGGCACCTATACTCGTGCGCGGCACGCACGAAGCGTCGTGCGGGCCCCAGGTGACTGAACTCATGAAGCCCCTTTGCCCAGCTCCGATGAAGTCCGGTACGCGCTGGGCCGTGGTGCGCCGGGTTCTGCTCGCCCACGGCCGGGCAACTGCCTGGCTTGAGTCCCGCGCCGCCCGCCCCCGTTCCTAGAACCCCGGCGCGCGGCGTCCCCTCTCCTCCAGAGGCCCGTTCCCAGGTGGCCCTGTCCTGATGGCCCGTGAGGGCTGACACGGATACGGCTCCACGAGCGCCTGGCCCGCCGCCCGGCTTGCTTCAGCCCCAGCCTCGCACCCCTCACCCCACACCCACGCCGCAGCGCGGCCACTGCCCCATGAGGAACATTGGAATGACCCAGGAGCGACACATCATCGTCACGGAGACCGACCTCGAGCGCCTCCAGCGTGTGCTCGATGTGCACGGCAACGGGCGCAACGCCGAACTGGCCGAGATGCTGGAACAGGAGCTGGCCCGGGCCGAGATCATGAGCGCCCAGGAGGTCCCCGCGGACGTGGTGACGATGAACAGCACCGTCGTCTTCGAGGACGAGGAGACGGGCTCACGCCGGGAGGTCACGCTCTGCTACCCGCAGGACGCACGCAGCGACGAAGGCCGCATCTCGGTGCTCGCCCCCATCGGAAGCGCCCTCATCGGATTGTCCGTGGGCCAGTCCATCGAGTGGCCGTTCCCGGGCGGACGTACCCGGACGCTCCGCATCGTCGCGGTGCCGTATCAGCCAGAGGCGGCGGGGCACTTCCACCTCTGACGCTGGCGCCACACGGCGTCCGAATCCGCCCGGCTCACAAGCCGTAGAGGTGGTGCTCGCGTGCGTAGGCGAGCACCCGCTCGGGCACCAGGTCCGTGGGCTGCTCGCCCCGGTTCAGACGCTCGCGGATCTCCGTGGAGGACACCTCCGCCAACGGAGGCCCCACGGTCCCCTCGGCCGGGTAGCCCGCGCGGTACAGCACCAGCACGCGCGCCATCCGCTGGATGCGGTCGAAGTCCTTCCAGTGCGGCAGATCCTTGAGGATGTCCGAGCCGATGATGAGCGAGAAGCGGGACTCCGGGTGCCGGGCGATGAGGAACTCCAACGTGTCCACCGTGCGCCCGTCCTTGCCCACCTCGCTCTCCACCCGCGAGGTCTTCATCCAGCCGGCCGCGTCCTGGCACATCCGCTCGCACATGCTCACGCGGTGCTCGAAGTCCTCCGAGCGCTTGCCGAACGGGTGGCGGAACGTGGGCATGAGCCAGACCTCATCCACGCCCTGGGTGGCGCGCACGTAGTGGGCGGCCAGCAGATGACCCACGTGGGGCGGATTGAACGAGCCTCCGAGGAGCGCGACCTGCAAGGGGGGCCTCACTTGACGGACAGCTTCGAGCGACGATCCACCGCCAGCGTCTGTGGCTCCAGGACCGTCTTCCCATCCAGCCGGAAGGCGGAGAAGCGCAGATCCCTGTCCTCACGCTCCAGCAGGGCACACGTCTGCTCCGCGGCTCCGGCCAGCCGGCCCGGGGACATGAAGTAGCGCGGGCCGATCTGCACCAGCTTCGGCTCGGACTCCTTGCCGTGGATGAAGAGGAGCGCGTTGACCAGGTCGTCCCGGGTCAGATCGTTCTTGTCGTGGACGAGGCACACGAGCGACTCGCCCACCATGTCCAGCACCTTCCGGGGGATGCTCGGGTCCCTGTACTGGATGGAGTCCCGCTCCGGCGTGCGCAGGAAGTGCTCGCGCACGAGCATGGGATCTCCCTCGAGCTCCTTGAGCACGTCATCCGGGATGGACAGCGAGCGCGGACGCGGCTTCTGCTCGGTGACGGCCAGCCAGCGGGCCACGTCCTCGATGAAGTCCGCCCCCGAGTACTCCCGGCCCCCCCGGCTGCGCTCCCGCCGGTCGAGGATCCACTCGTCCAGGTCGGAGTAGCGGCCCCCCAGGAAGATGAACCGCTGGGCACCCTTTCCCCGCAGCAGCTCATAGGCCGCGTCGAAGGCGGCCAGATCTCCATGGCTGTCGGACAGGATACCGATGACGTCTTGGCTCACGACCCTCGAGCGTACAGCAGATGACGCTCCCTCCGCTTGGCGAAGTCCCGCGCCTGCGTCTCGAAGCCTTCTAGTAGACGGTCCAGCGACCAGCCGGCCTCGATTCCCTTGCGGACCTGATCCGTGCCGCAGAGCAGATCGAAGGCGGGCACGTCGTCCACGAACTCGTAGGCGTCCTCACGCCAGGCGAACCCGCCCTCCTTCCCCAGCTCGTACAGGGCCTGGAAGATGGCGATGCCCGTCCGCAGGGGGAGGAAGGACTCGCGGTCGGTGACGTGGATGAAGGCTCCGTTGCAGGACACACCCTTGTACTTGTCGAAGGTGGGAGTGAATCCCACGGCGCGGAAGCGGACCCCGGGAAGCTTCTCGCGCTCCAGGCGGGCGATCAGCGCGTCCGAGTCCACCCAGGGAGCACCGAACTGCTCGAAGGGACGGCAGGTGCCCCGGCCCTCGGAGACGTTGGTGCCCTCGCCCTGGCACATGCCCGGGTAGACGAGCGCGGTATCCGGGGTGGGCATGTTGGGCGAGGGCGAGATGAAGGGCAGCCCGGTGTCGGACCAGAAGAACTCGCGGCGCCAGCCCTCCATGGGCACGACGGTCAGGTCGCACCCGAAGCCCTGCTCGTCGTTGAAGAGGCGGGCCAGCTCGCCGGCCGTCATGCCGTGCCGGTTGGGGATGGGATACAGGCCCACGAAGGAGCGGTAGCGCTCCCCCACGAGGTTGCCCTCGATGGCGACGCCGTTGAGCGGGTTGGGCCGGTCCAGCACGTAGAAGGGGATCCCCGCCTTGCCGGCGGCCTTCATGGCCAGGGCCATGGTGTAGACGTAGGTGTAGTAGCGGCTGCCCACGTCCTGGATGTCGAAGACGAGCGCGTCCAGGCCCTCCAACCACTCGGGGCGGGGCGAGAGCGACTCGAAGGTGGAGCCGTAGAGGCTGTGCACGGGGACGCCGGTGCGCCGATCCCTCGCATCACCCACGGCGACCATGTACTGGGCCTCGCCGCGCACGCCGTGCTCGGGGCCGAAGAGGGCCGCCAGCTTCACCCCGGGCGCCTGCATCAGCAGATCCGCCAGGTGGCGGAAGCTCGAGTCCACGCTGGTGGGATTGACGATGGCCCCTACCCGCTTGCCCTTCAGTGGCGCGAAGCCCTGCTCCACCCAGACATCCAGTCCCGTCTTCACCCGTGTCATGACATCCCCCACGTTCTTCAGCGTCCGAGCCGCTCCAGCGCCTTCTGCGCCGCCTTGCGCGAATTGCATCCGAGCTGGAAGAGGCCCCCGGATTCCTCGCCCGGTCCACCCTCCTCGGCCAGATCCTCCAGCGCGCCGCGCGCGGACACCCTCTTGAGATCGCCCAGCGCGTCCGCGGCATTGGCGCGCACACGGCACTCCGGGTGCTTCAACAGCTCCGCGAGCCGGTCCCCGGCGTCGTCGTTGCCGGCCTTCACCGCGGAACGGTAGAGCTCCACCGCCCGGTTGGGGGCGTCCAGCGCCTCGTCCAGCCGCCCCAGCAGCCAGGCCCGCTTGCCCGGGGAGTCCTTCTCCACGGAGATGAGATTCCGGGCGCGCTCCGCCAGCTTGAGCTTCTCGCTGGTGCTGGTGGCCTTCGCCACCTCCTTGATGGCGGCCTCGGCGGGACTGTCGCGCAGCACGACGAAGCCCACCCCGAGCAGCAACAGCACCAGCGCGCCACCGCCCACCGCCACCTTCCTCGAGGTGGGCGACAGGCGCTGATGGGTCTTCACCGCCAGGATGGCCGTGCGGGTGCGCGCCACGATCTGCCCGCCGACGGCGGCCGCGGTGGCCGCCAGGTCCGTCCCCGGCGTGAGCTGGAGCGAGGGAACGCGCGAGAGCGCCAGGTTCCCGAAGGGCGGCTGCTCGTTCTCGAGCGGCGCCCCGGCCCCGGACGACACGTGCACCACGGAGGGCGTCTCCACGCGGTAGGGCGCGCGGGGCACGCGGAAGACGCGGATCTTCCCGGGGATGCCCTTGAGCTCGAAGGCGCCCACTTCCAGCGAGGGCACTTCCGCCTTGTTCATGGCCAGGTAGACGGCCTCGGTGAAGAAGACCTCGCCGGCCTCGGCGATGGACTCCACGCGCGAGGCGATGTTGACGGGCTCGCCGAAGACGTCGTTGGACTCCAGCCGCACCTCGCCCACGTTGATGGCCACGCGTACGTCCAGCCGCTCGGCATCCGAGGCGCCGCGGTTGTAGCTCCAGAGCCGGTCCTGGATGGCCATGCCGCTGAGGACGGCCTGGGTGGGCGACTCGAAGGTCACGAGGAAGGCGTCGCCGATGGACTTGATGATGCGTCCGCCGAAGGCCTTGAAGACCGGGGCGAGGAGATCATGGTGCACCTTGAGCAGGCGCTGGTTCTCCTCGAGGGTTTGCCGGCTGGTGCGCTCGGTGAAGCCCTTGATGTCGGTGAACACAATGGCGAGGTTGGCGGTCTTCAAGGCGGGCGCAGTGTATGCAGTGGAGCCTGCGACGCAACGAGACAGGGAACGAAAGGTTCCCTACCGACGCGACGGGCGCAGGGGCCGCATCTTCTTGGGGGGAGCGGGCGGCTCCAGGCTCGCACGCACCTTCGCCGCCAGCTGGGGCCGGCCGGTGCGCTCATAGAGCTCGGCCAGGCGGCGGAGGACCAGGGCGTTGCCCGGCTGCTCACTTCTCAAGAGAAGCAACTCCTTTTCCGCGTCCGCCTCCCTGCCCTGCTCCTCGATGGTCCGGATGAGCTGGAGACGCACCTGTACCCACTCGGGGCGGGAGCGGCTGAGCAAGCGGTAGTGCATCTCGGCCTTGAGCCAGTCGCCCAGGGAGGCCCAGAGGCCGGCGACCCGGAATCGGGCATCCTCGTAGGACGCGCGATAGAAGAGGGCCTGTTCATAGGAACGGGCCGCGCGCAGGAGCTGGCCGCGCTCCTCCCACAACAGCCCACGCAGGTAGTGGACCCGGGGGTTCTCGGGTGCCACGGCGGCGGCCACCTCCAGGTGGGCTTCGGCTCGGTCCAGGTTCTCCCCGAGCTTCAGCAGGAGACGGGCCGCTTCCACCCGGGGAAGGGCCTGGTTGGGCCAGGCCTGGACCACGGCCTCGACGGATACCAGGGCCCCGGAGGTATCACCCGACGCCTCCCGAGCCAGGGCCGATGTCAGATCCCCCGGGACGGGTGCGTCCATGGCCGCCGCGAGCGTGCCCGCTACCAGAAGCCAGAGCATGGCGGGCTGATAGCAGAGCGATACCCGCTGTCACAACCCTACTTCCTCTTGACGGCCGCCCGGCCGCGCATGAAACCCATGACCGTGCAGATTGCTCAGAGAACGCTCGAGGACCTTGGATTCGCGGATGTGCTCCGTGCGCTGGCCCACCGTTGTCGGACCGAACCCGGGAGGGAGCGTGCGCTCGCCCGGCCGTTCCTCGAGGGTGAGGAACAGGTAGCGGAGGCCCTGGCGCTCGTCGCCGAGGCGCGGCGGCTGGCCCAGGAGCAATTTTCCCTGCCCCTCGGAGGGGTGACGGATCTGCGCGCCGCGCTGGAGCTGGCGTCCAAGGGGGGCCTGTTGGAGCCCCGGCAGCTCATCGCGTCGGCGCAGCTGCTGTTCGCCTTCGTCCGTACCCGCGAGGCGCTCGAGGAGCGGCAGCACGTGGTGCCCCGGCTGGCGGCCATCTCCCGGCGGCTGCCAATGCTGGAGCAGCTGGCGGTGCGCATCGATCGGAGCTTCGAGGCGGACGGAGAGATTTCGGACCGGGCGAGTCCGGAGCTGCGCGAGGCGAGGGACCGGGTGCGCGGACTTCACCGGCGCATCAAGGGCCGGCTGGAGGAGCTGCTCCACGACGAGAACTTCCTGCCGAAGCTACGGGAAAACTACTACACCATCCGCAATGGCCGGTACGTGGTGCCCGTGGTGTCCAACTACCGGGGCGAGGTGCCGGGCATCGTCCACAACGCGAGCCAGACGGGGCAGACGCTGTTCGTGGAGCCCGAGGGCCTGGTGGGCATGGGCAACGACCTGGCCATCGCCCAGTCGGTGGTGACGGAGGAGGAGCGGCGGATCCTCCAGGAGCTGACGAACCAGCTCGGGCGCGAGGCGGCGAAGGTGCTCGAGGGCATCGCCGCGGTGGCGGAGCTGGACGAGGCGGAGGCGGCGGCGGTGCTGGCGGGCGACCTGAGGGCCTACGCCCCCGAGTTCATCGGGGTGGAGGGCCTGTCGCTGGTGCGGCTGCGGCACCCGCGGCTGGTGCTGAGGGACACCGAGGTGGTGCCCAACGACGTGGAGATGAAGGGCGAGGCGCGGGCGCTGGTGGTGTCCGGTCCGAACGCGGGCGGCAAGACGGTGACGCTGACGGCGGTGGGCCTGTGCGCGCTGATGTTGCGAGCGGGCCTGCCCATTCCGGCGGGCGAGGGCTCGCGGATGCCGCTGTACCGCTCGGTGCACTCCACGGTGGGTGACGCGCAGGACCTGTCGCAGGGCCTGTCCACGTTCAGCGCGCACGTGGTGATGCTGCGGGACATCTCCCTGTCGGTGGGGAAGAACTCGCTGGTGCTCATCGACGAGATCGCCGCGGACACGGATCCCCGCGAGGGCGCGGCCATCGCCATCGCGGTGCTGGAGGAGCTGCTCACCAAGGGCGCGGTGGTGCTGGTGACCACGCACCTGGAGGAGCTGAAGGCGCTGGCGCACCTGGATCCGCGGTTCCTGAACGCGCGGGTGGGCTTCGATGCGAAGAAGATGGCGCCCACGTACAAGCTGCAGCTGGGCGCGGCGGGTGCGTCGTCGGCCATCGAGGTGGCGTCGCGGATGGGGCTGCCGGAGCACATCTGCACGCGAGCGCGGGACCTGGCGATGAACGCGGGTGGCGCGCTGGCGAAGGCGCTGGCGGCGGCGGAGGAGGACCGGCGCAAGCTTCAGGACGAGCTGGAGCGGGCGAAGGCGGAGGCGGAGGAGGCCGAGCGGCTGCGCAAGACGCTGGAGGAGCAGAAGCAGCAGTTCGAGCGCGAGCGCAAGGCGCGGCTGATGCGCTTCAACGAGGAGGTGGCGGCGGCGAGCGAGCAGGCGGCGTCGGAGGTGCAGGAGCTGCTGAAGACGCTGAGGGCGCAGGCGAACGAGAAGGCGGCGTCGGAGGCGCGTTCGCAGCTGTTGCAGCGGATGGAGGAGGCGAACCAGCGGGCGAAGGCGGCACGCGCGGAGCTGTTCCAGGTGGAGGCGCCAGCGCCCGCGGAGCTGCGAGTGGGGGCGTGGGTGCGGCACTCGGGATTGAACAAGGACGTGGAGATCCTGGAGCTGCACGGGGATCAGGCGCTGGTGGCGGCGGGCATCATGAAGATGCGCGTGCCGGTGTCGGAGCTGTCGGGGACGAGGACGGCGAAGCCGAAGGAGACGAAGTTCCCGGAGCGCAACAAGCAGGCGCAGCAGATCCAACGCGCGAAGGCGGCGGCACCGGAGGCGGTGGAGGCGACGAACTACCGCTGCGACGTGCGAGGCATGAGGGCCGAGGAGGCGCTGACGGAGCTGGAGTCCTTCCTGGACCGGGGCATGAGGAGCGGCGAGGAGTCGGCGCTGATCATCCACGGGCACGGGACGGGAGCGCTGCGGCAGGCCATCCGCGACTACCTGGCGGCCTCGCCATACATCCGGATGTTCCGCCCGGGAGAGAACCACGAGGGCGGAGACGGCGTGACGGTCGTGGCGCTGCGCGCCTGAGCCACACCGGCGCACGAGCCTGAAGCAACAACGAGGCTGGAGGCCCCCTCTCCCAGTGGGAGAGGGGACATCCACGGAGCCTCGAGACTGCGTCCCCTAGCGCTTCTTCGCCTTCCGAGCGGGAGCGGTCTTCTTCGCCTTGGCGGTCGAAGCACGGGACTTCGGAGCCGAGGCACGCTTGGCGGCCGAGGCCCGCGTCGTCTTCTTCGCGGTGGGAGCCTTCTTGGCGGCCGCGACCCGAGCCGTCTTCTTCGTGGCACGAGCCGGCTTCTTCGCGGCGGCCTTCTTCGCGACGGGAGCCGTCTTCTTCGCACCCGTCCCCCGCGCGGCGGCCTTCTTCGCGGCGGCGCGAGGCGCAGCCTTCTTCCGAGCCCCGGCGGCGGCCCGCTTCTTCGCACGAGCCGGCTTCTCCTCGACCGCGGCGGCGGCCTTCCTGCGCCGCTTGGGAGGCACGGCCTGAACCGCCTCCCCGGTCGCCTCGCCCCCTTCGCGCGCGTCCAGCGCGGCCAGGGCGCGGATGCGATCGAAGCCCGCGGGCGCCGTCGGAATGATCCGCTCGACGATCTCGACGGACTCGGTCTGGCGCTCCACGGTGGGCGGAGCCACTTCCGCTGTCGCCACCTGCTCGGCCGGAGCCTGCTCCACGGCAGCGGCCTCGGCGGCCCGCAGCGCCTCGGCCTCGGCCATCGAGAGCCCGTGCTCTCCAACGACCCGCTCGGGACGACCCCAGCGCTCCCTCCGCTCCTTCTCCCTCGCGGCACGGGCGGCCTGCTTCCTCTCCTCGCGGGCCAGGTGCTTCTGCACCTTCTGCTCCTGGCGCTCCACGGCCTCGAGGGCCTTCACGGCCCTGCCTGCGACCTCCAGGGCCTCGAACTCGATGCGCCGCAGGGCCAGGTTCACGTTGACGAGCCGCACCCGGGCCTTCTGTCCGACGCGGACGCGGAAGCCGCCCGGCAGCGTGAGGGCGTGCAGGGTCTTGTCGAAGCGGGCCCCGAACCCGAGCGAGTCCGCGCGGACGAGCCCCTCGACGTGCACGTCGTCGAGCTCCACGAAGAAGCCGAACTCGACGATGCCGGCCACGGTGGCGGCGAACTCCTCGCCGAGGCGGTCCTTCATCATCAGGGCGGCGTAGTAGGAGACGACCTCGCGCTCCACCTGCATGGCGGCGCGCTCGCGCTCGGAGCTCTGGGAGGCCATGTCCTCCAGCAGCTGCTCCTCGCGCTCGAGCTGGGCGGGCGAGCGTTCCTGACCGCCACGGGACCAGTGCGCCTTCAGGAGCCGGTGGACGAGCAGGTCCGGGTAGCGGCGGATGGGCGAGGTGAAGTGGAGGTAGTACTCGGCGGCCAGTCCATAGTGGCCGATGTCCGAGGCCGTGTAGACGGCCTGCATCATCGAGCGCAGCAGGAGCTGGTTGAGGGCGCGCTCCTCGGGGTGGCCCTGGAGCTGGGCCATGAAGGCATTGAGTTCCTTCGAGGAGAGCTCCTCGGCCTGGAGGCGGAAGCCATAGGCCTGGGCGAGCTGGGCGAAGACGGCCAGCTTCTCCTCGTCGGGCTCACCGTGGTAGCGGTAGACGCTGGGCAGGCCCTGGTCGGCGAAGAACTTCGCCACCGCCTCGTTGGCGGCGAGCATGCACTCCTCGATGAGCCGGTGGCTGTCCTTGCGCTCGCGGCGCTCCATGCGAGCGGGCAGGCCGTCCTCGCCCATCACCACCTTGTGCTCGGGCAGGTTGAAGTCGATGGCGCCGCGCTCCTTGCGCATCCGCATCAGCACGCGGGCCAGCTCCATGAGCCGCTCGAAGTGGGGCTTGAAGGCGTTGCGATGGGGGACGTCCTTGCCGTCGAGCACGTCCTGCACCTCGTTGTAGGTGCAGCGGGCGTGGCTGCGCATGACGCCCGGGTACAGCTCGCTGGACACGAGCCGCCC contains:
- the rnr gene encoding ribonuclease R codes for the protein MRRHLAESKHPLGVKELLRLTHLHPGQQTQLKRTLREMVRRGELIREGKRFSLQGRRPASHEGNGNGGEQAPGGGRDRERGGKFDERRAGGPREEARPAPDARDARFAPQGRFSRGDRPEPRGRFVREGRMEPRGPRGRLEELGAEPRNRFARQERPSGSRFDTRKQAGRPEPRGRFARDERRPDTRGRFEQDRRPGRGGGGRAFREERFEPRGRGGRGGGEGLETSTVEGILHVHRDGYGFVHPSSGQGDNIFLPPQEAARALDNDRVIVEAWGRPGRMEGRLLQVVGRTRQLAVGTYVDRGRRHALVIPYDKNLQIQGNIRVPPTQMARDGDVVKVRLGIGAELLEPGEGLFGEVAGSLGKPGDPSTEVLSIAYSQGFSDEFPPEVMDEADRIRPVVTEEEARGEERRDLRQMALVTIDGEDARDFDDAVYAEPHPQGWRLVVAIADVTHYVREGTALDAEALRRATSVYLPDRVLPMLPERLSNGICSLRPEEDRLCMVADMVLDRSGRLVSSELYPGVMRSHARCTYNEVQDVLDGKDVPHRNAFKPHFERLMELARVLMRMRKERGAIDFNLPEHKVVMGEDGLPARMERRERKDSHRLIEECMLAANEAVAKFFADQGLPSVYRYHGEPDEEKLAVFAQLAQAYGFRLQAEELSSKELNAFMAQLQGHPEERALNQLLLRSMMQAVYTASDIGHYGLAAEYYLHFTSPIRRYPDLLVHRLLKAHWSRGGQERSPAQLEREEQLLEDMASQSSERERAAMQVEREVVSYYAALMMKDRLGEEFAATVAGIVEFGFFVELDDVHVEGLVRADSLGFGARFDKTLHALTLPGGFRVRVGQKARVRLVNVNLALRRIEFEALEVAGRAVKALEAVERQEQKVQKHLAREERKQAARAAREKERRERWGRPERVVGEHGLSMAEAEALRAAEAAAVEQAPAEQVATAEVAPPTVERQTESVEIVERIIPTAPAGFDRIRALAALDAREGGEATGEAVQAVPPKRRRKAAAAVEEKPARAKKRAAAGARKKAAPRAAAKKAAARGTGAKKTAPVAKKAAAKKPARATKKTARVAAAKKAPTAKKTTRASAAKRASAPKSRASTAKAKKTAPARKAKKR